A genomic window from Clostridium aceticum includes:
- a CDS encoding MATE family efflux transporter: MEDKRKSLDLLKGNIGKTFILLAIPILMAMLMQTFFNIVDTYFVSRLGTDAIAAMGLTFPIFMLSISLGSGVSIGISSLVARSIGAGEREKSFLAAANGLLLAVAVGLFFFAFGITIVDPMLRFIGAEGEVFRMARSYIVIVAITMPIKFLLAAIDGIFRGEGKTGLSMVVLVSGSAANILLDPLLIFGLGPFPRLEVAGAAVATAIAWAIGVIIGILFILKKKSSIVLRPHHFRCKWEYIKNILAVGLPSSVAQGAIAFTMVFVNRFAMDFSREAVAAYALGFRIDSIAILPGVAFGAATIAMLGQNFGAKNYRRVEGIFRKATVFGMLVMGAIAILVWIFPKPLLMIFLEESGEGASEVLRQGTSYLRIMALSYIFVGMGMVSNASFQAVGRGIPTFVTTAIRFFILAIPLSYTLAYLFGLKTIGIWLGLSVSNVFFGFVSRYWFLYSFSKEYRLKKDFQ, translated from the coding sequence GTGGAGGACAAAAGAAAAAGTTTAGATTTATTGAAGGGAAATATCGGAAAAACCTTTATTTTACTTGCAATACCTATACTAATGGCTATGCTAATGCAAACTTTCTTTAATATTGTGGATACTTATTTCGTGTCAAGATTAGGAACGGATGCTATCGCTGCAATGGGACTAACCTTTCCGATTTTTATGTTAAGTATCTCCTTAGGGTCAGGTGTATCCATAGGGATTAGCTCTTTAGTAGCTAGAAGCATAGGAGCAGGAGAGAGGGAAAAGAGCTTTTTAGCAGCAGCTAATGGATTGTTGCTGGCAGTAGCCGTGGGTTTGTTCTTTTTTGCTTTTGGAATAACCATTGTAGATCCTATGCTGAGATTTATTGGAGCGGAAGGGGAGGTTTTTAGGATGGCAAGAAGCTACATCGTGATTGTAGCTATCACTATGCCCATCAAGTTCCTATTGGCTGCTATCGACGGGATCTTTCGAGGTGAGGGGAAAACAGGACTTTCAATGGTGGTTTTAGTAAGTGGATCGGCAGCAAATATTCTACTGGATCCTTTACTTATTTTTGGGCTAGGACCTTTTCCCAGGTTAGAAGTAGCTGGTGCTGCTGTAGCAACAGCAATTGCTTGGGCAATAGGAGTCATTATAGGAATTCTGTTTATTTTAAAGAAAAAAAGCAGCATAGTCTTAAGACCCCATCATTTTCGATGTAAATGGGAGTACATAAAAAATATTCTAGCAGTAGGACTACCTTCTTCTGTAGCACAAGGTGCGATTGCCTTTACAATGGTATTTGTCAATAGGTTTGCCATGGATTTTTCTCGGGAGGCAGTTGCAGCCTATGCCTTAGGTTTTCGAATAGATAGTATCGCTATTTTACCTGGAGTGGCTTTTGGAGCAGCCACTATTGCTATGCTGGGACAGAACTTTGGTGCAAAAAACTACCGTAGGGTAGAAGGTATCTTCAGAAAAGCAACAGTTTTTGGGATGTTGGTAATGGGGGCAATAGCAATTCTAGTCTGGATTTTTCCAAAGCCCCTATTAATGATTTTTTTAGAAGAATCTGGGGAAGGCGCTAGTGAAGTATTAAGACAGGGTACAAGCTATTTGCGGATTATGGCCCTAAGCTACATTTTTGTAGGGATGGGGATGGTAAGCAATGCTTCTTTTCAAGCTGTGGGAAGAGGAATACCTACTTTTGTAACAACGGCTATTCGTTTTTTTATTTTAGCTATACCACTAAGCTATACCCTAGCCTATTTATTTGGGCTTAAAACCATAGGAATATGGCTGGGGTTGTCTGTTTCAAACGTTTTTTTTGGTTTTGTGTCTAGATACTGGTTTTTATATTCTTTTTCTAAAGAGTACCGTTTGAAGAAGGATTTCCAATAG
- a CDS encoding sodium-dependent transporter, with translation MHEREGFNSKLGFILSCVGSAVGLGNVWMFSWRLGRYGGAAFLIPYFLFVFVLGTTGLMGEFGLGRAKGKGSMAGIKEILKDKKIAGASILSIIPTLGVAGIFLFYNVVVGWVLKYFSMSVANNFRNISVETYLDSFLGSGQTIFWMALAIGITTIILTFGVSKGIEKANNIMMPTLFLVFIILLIRALTLPGASEGIKYLLIPQWSYLLDPITWVMALGQAFFTVSLNGAGMVVYGSYADKNLDIPSSAVNTVFYDALAAILAAFIIIPAAFAFGLDPAAGPTLLFITVPTIFKSMAGGHLFGTIFFASIVFAAISSTINMMEATSEAFMSKTNWNRGKSVIFIGIISFFIAIPLSLNMNLFGVFSDIVTIYIAPLGTLIAAITFFWVYGVEKARKEINHGAKKPVGKWFESLAKYVFVLVSFIVIVLGIAYGGIG, from the coding sequence ATTCATGAAAGGGAGGGTTTTAATAGTAAACTGGGATTTATACTATCCTGTGTAGGTTCAGCAGTGGGGTTAGGGAATGTATGGATGTTTTCATGGAGACTAGGTAGATATGGGGGGGCGGCCTTTCTTATACCTTATTTCTTATTTGTTTTTGTACTAGGAACAACAGGACTTATGGGGGAATTTGGATTAGGTAGAGCCAAGGGCAAGGGTTCTATGGCAGGGATTAAGGAAATACTAAAAGATAAAAAGATTGCAGGAGCATCTATTTTATCTATAATACCTACCTTAGGTGTAGCTGGTATTTTTTTATTTTATAATGTAGTAGTGGGCTGGGTTCTAAAATACTTTTCAATGAGTGTTGCTAATAACTTTAGAAATATAAGTGTAGAAACCTATTTAGATAGTTTTTTAGGAAGCGGTCAGACGATTTTTTGGATGGCATTGGCTATAGGAATAACAACGATTATATTGACCTTTGGTGTAAGTAAAGGTATAGAAAAGGCTAATAATATTATGATGCCTACGCTTTTTCTGGTATTTATTATTTTGCTAATAAGGGCATTGACACTGCCAGGGGCTTCTGAAGGGATTAAATATTTATTAATACCTCAATGGTCTTACCTATTAGACCCTATAACTTGGGTAATGGCACTGGGACAAGCATTTTTTACGGTATCTTTAAACGGAGCAGGTATGGTGGTGTATGGAAGTTATGCTGATAAAAACCTAGACATACCCTCATCAGCGGTTAATACAGTATTTTACGATGCCTTAGCAGCAATATTAGCAGCCTTTATTATCATTCCAGCAGCCTTCGCTTTTGGCTTAGATCCAGCTGCTGGACCAACGCTTTTATTTATAACAGTACCTACTATATTTAAATCTATGGCAGGGGGACACTTGTTTGGCACTATATTCTTTGCAAGTATTGTATTTGCTGCTATATCCTCTACGATAAACATGATGGAAGCCACCTCGGAAGCTTTTATGTCAAAAACTAATTGGAATAGAGGAAAAAGTGTGATTTTCATAGGAATAATATCCTTTTTCATTGCTATTCCCCTAAGTCTAAACATGAATTTATTTGGAGTGTTTTCTGATATTGTTACTATTTATATAGCACCTTTAGGAACACTTATTGCAGCAATAACCTTCTTTTGGGTGTATGGCGTAGAGAAGGCAAGAAAAGAAATAAATCATGGGGCAAAAAAACCTGTAGGTAAGTGGTTTGAATCTTTAGCGAAATATGTTTTTGTACTAGTTTCATTTATAGTCATTGTTTTAGGAATTGCCTATGGAGGGATTGGTTAG
- a CDS encoding coenzyme F420-0:L-glutamate ligase, with protein MERIVGTVVRGLRTPIINQGDHIEEIVVDTVLKASEIDGFDIHNRDVVAITESVVARAQGNYASIDAIAKDINMKFGEDTVGVIFPILSRNRFAICLRGIAKGSKKIILMLSYPSDEVGNHLVDMELLDEKGVNPWTDVLTEKQYRDYFGYIKHPFTGVDYIDYYKSLIEEYGIECEIIFSNNPKTILDYTKNVLTCDIHTRFRTKKILKANGGDKVYSLDEILSTSIDSSGYNEAYGLLGSNKATENSVKLFPRNCQPIVDKIQTILREKTGKNLEVMIYGDGAFKDPIGKIWELADPVVSPAYTAGLEGTPNEVKLKYLADNNFADLRGEELKKAISEYIKNKDTDLTGAMVAQGTTPRKITDLIGSLCDLTSGSGDKGTPVVYIQGYFDNYTK; from the coding sequence ATGGAAAGAATCGTAGGAACGGTGGTTAGAGGACTCCGTACTCCCATTATCAATCAAGGGGACCATATAGAAGAAATTGTTGTAGACACAGTATTAAAGGCTTCTGAAATAGACGGTTTTGATATACACAATAGAGATGTTGTTGCCATCACAGAGTCTGTTGTTGCCCGTGCTCAGGGAAACTATGCAAGTATTGATGCTATCGCCAAAGATATAAACATGAAATTTGGTGAAGATACTGTAGGTGTCATCTTCCCAATTTTAAGCCGTAATCGTTTTGCTATATGTCTTCGTGGTATTGCAAAGGGGTCTAAAAAAATTATATTAATGCTTAGTTATCCATCAGACGAGGTAGGTAATCATCTAGTAGATATGGAACTGTTGGATGAAAAGGGAGTAAATCCCTGGACAGATGTTTTAACGGAGAAACAATACCGAGACTATTTTGGATATATAAAACACCCCTTTACAGGTGTTGATTACATCGATTATTATAAGTCTTTAATTGAAGAGTATGGCATTGAATGTGAGATTATCTTTTCAAACAATCCTAAAACAATCCTAGACTATACTAAAAATGTTCTTACCTGTGACATCCATACAAGGTTTAGGACAAAGAAAATATTAAAAGCAAATGGTGGGGACAAGGTTTATAGTCTTGATGAAATCCTATCTACATCGATTGATAGCAGCGGATACAATGAAGCTTATGGTCTCCTGGGTTCAAACAAAGCAACTGAAAACAGTGTCAAACTATTTCCACGTAATTGTCAGCCTATCGTCGACAAAATCCAGACAATTCTTAGAGAAAAAACAGGCAAGAATCTAGAAGTGATGATTTATGGAGATGGAGCATTTAAAGACCCTATAGGAAAAATATGGGAGTTAGCAGACCCGGTTGTATCTCCTGCTTATACCGCAGGTCTTGAGGGCACGCCTAATGAAGTGAAACTTAAGTACTTAGCGGATAATAATTTTGCTGATTTAAGAGGAGAAGAGCTCAAAAAAGCAATCTCTGAGTATATTAAGAATAAGGATACAGACCTTACAGGTGCCATGGTGGCTCAAGGTACTACCCCTAGAAAAATTACCGATCTCATCGGTTCTCTTTGCGATTTAACCTCAGGCAGCGGAGACAAGGGAACCCCTGTAGTATATATCCAAGGCTATTTTGATAACTACACAAAATAA
- a CDS encoding methylenetetrahydrofolate reductase → MKVTEIMKKKMSFSFEVFPPKSEQPLEPLLDTLEHLYKFNPDFVSCTYGAGGSNAGRNMEICKAIKDSGKSIPVTHYTCIGNTKEKIREELETYLAMGVDHILALRGDFPKGWEGTRGDFNYANELVAYIKNNFPEFTIAVAGNPEKHFEAASFDADITHLRMKQDAGGDYIMTQLCHDVDQYSWWVERIRKAGITMPIDVGIMPVLSKDPTIRMAVSNGSAVPRDLAEIIGRYGDNPDDFKKAGKEYTVKQIHKYINAGIDGLHIYSLNRWKDVSDIIQAAGLR, encoded by the coding sequence ATGAAAGTAACTGAAATTATGAAGAAAAAAATGAGTTTTTCCTTTGAGGTATTTCCACCTAAAAGTGAGCAGCCATTAGAGCCTCTTTTAGATACACTGGAGCATCTTTATAAATTCAATCCTGATTTTGTCAGCTGCACTTATGGGGCAGGAGGATCAAATGCAGGAAGAAACATGGAGATTTGCAAGGCTATTAAGGATAGCGGAAAATCAATACCTGTTACCCATTATACCTGCATCGGAAATACAAAGGAAAAGATAAGAGAAGAATTAGAGACATATTTGGCTATGGGAGTAGACCATATCTTGGCTTTGCGTGGAGATTTCCCCAAAGGATGGGAAGGTACAAGAGGGGACTTTAATTATGCTAATGAATTAGTGGCATATATTAAAAACAACTTTCCTGAGTTTACCATTGCCGTTGCAGGAAATCCTGAAAAGCATTTTGAAGCTGCATCCTTCGATGCTGATATTACTCACCTACGGATGAAACAGGATGCGGGTGGAGACTATATCATGACCCAGTTGTGTCATGATGTAGATCAGTATTCTTGGTGGGTAGAAAGGATACGAAAGGCAGGTATTACTATGCCTATAGATGTAGGTATTATGCCAGTTCTGTCGAAGGACCCTACTATTCGAATGGCAGTATCTAATGGTAGTGCTGTACCTCGGGATTTAGCAGAAATTATCGGAAGATACGGCGATAATCCTGATGACTTTAAAAAAGCAGGAAAAGAGTATACCGTTAAACAAATACACAAATACATAAATGCTGGAATAGATGGACTGCATATCTATTCATTAAATAGATGGAAGGATGTCTCTGACATTATTCAAGCTGCAGGCTTAAGATAG
- a CDS encoding phosphatase, which produces MNALIDLHTHTIASGHAYSTLKENIEEASRKGILVLGTSDHSICMPGGPNEFFFENYKTIKNQIMGVQILRGIEANIINYDGNIDVNQKMIKYIDYVIASLHSHCIDSGSIQENTRAIVGAMKNPYVKIIGHPDDDRFKIDYDIVVESAKKYKVALELNNSSLLDHSARLNGRKNAKEMLLKAIKNEVYIIMGSDSHIYYDVGRFDEAQALLREVEFPERFVINYNLDRLKEVLRQASG; this is translated from the coding sequence TTGAATGCATTGATAGATTTACACACACATACTATAGCAAGCGGGCATGCCTACAGTACCCTGAAGGAGAATATTGAAGAAGCATCCAGGAAAGGAATCCTGGTTTTAGGAACAAGTGACCATTCCATCTGCATGCCGGGAGGTCCAAATGAATTTTTTTTTGAAAATTATAAAACCATAAAAAATCAGATTATGGGGGTACAAATTTTAAGAGGAATTGAAGCTAATATCATTAACTATGATGGGAACATCGATGTAAATCAAAAAATGATTAAATATATAGACTATGTTATAGCAAGTCTACATTCCCACTGTATAGACAGCGGTTCAATACAAGAAAATACCAGAGCTATAGTTGGTGCAATGAAAAATCCTTATGTTAAGATTATTGGACATCCAGATGACGATAGATTTAAAATAGATTATGATATTGTCGTTGAAAGTGCTAAAAAATATAAAGTGGCTTTAGAACTTAACAATTCTTCTCTTCTGGATCATTCTGCAAGACTAAATGGAAGGAAAAATGCAAAAGAAATGCTGCTAAAAGCAATTAAAAATGAAGTCTATATCATTATGGGAAGTGATAGCCACATTTATTATGATGTGGGAAGGTTTGATGAAGCGCAGGCTCTGCTTAGGGAAGTTGAATTTCCTGAAAGGTTTGTAATCAACTACAATTTAGATAGATTAAAAGAAGTGTTAAGGCAAGCGTCTGGATAG
- a CDS encoding ABC transporter ATP-binding protein has protein sequence MSLIINNLTKEFGKTRALDNISVEINNGEFIAILGPSGCGKTTLLRIIAGFLEPTNGVVKMDGRIYSDGEASLPIEDRNLGMVFQSFALWPHMNVREHIEFPLKSKRNKAVAEDIKKDLVNKAMESTGLKKLAYRLPGELSGGQRQRVALARAIVSKPDILLMDEPLSSLDAELKVNMRKEIQDIHRMTGTTIVYVTHDQSEALAMADRVIIMKDGKIEQIGTPEEIYEKPKTEFAAVFVSKCNIIKGEWKDDIFYLRNYDVTYKRCDVDRYFIEKNLYPIRPEGLEIIKFNSKVKGIQGTIINKQYNGREIHYTVQCKEDNYIVYTEANKCIELGEKVTLIKKEETIN, from the coding sequence ATGAGTCTAATAATCAACAATCTAACGAAAGAATTTGGAAAAACAAGGGCTTTAGACAATATCTCTGTTGAGATAAACAATGGAGAATTTATTGCAATACTTGGACCCTCAGGCTGTGGGAAAACAACTCTTTTAAGAATTATTGCAGGATTTCTTGAACCAACCAACGGCGTAGTAAAAATGGATGGAAGGATATATTCCGATGGAGAAGCTAGTCTTCCTATTGAGGATAGAAATTTAGGAATGGTCTTTCAATCCTTTGCTTTGTGGCCCCACATGAATGTAAGAGAACACATAGAATTTCCTTTGAAAAGCAAAAGAAATAAAGCTGTTGCCGAGGATATAAAAAAGGACCTTGTAAACAAAGCAATGGAAAGCACAGGTTTAAAAAAATTAGCCTATAGGCTGCCAGGAGAGCTATCGGGAGGGCAGCGACAGCGGGTTGCTTTAGCAAGGGCCATTGTATCCAAGCCAGATATACTATTGATGGATGAACCTTTAAGTTCTTTAGATGCTGAGCTTAAAGTAAATATGAGAAAAGAAATTCAAGATATTCACAGGATGACGGGTACAACCATTGTTTATGTTACCCATGATCAAAGCGAAGCTTTAGCAATGGCAGACAGAGTTATCATTATGAAAGATGGAAAAATAGAGCAAATTGGAACACCAGAAGAAATATACGAAAAACCCAAAACAGAGTTTGCAGCGGTTTTCGTAAGTAAGTGCAATATAATAAAGGGAGAATGGAAGGATGATATCTTCTATCTAAGAAATTATGACGTAACCTATAAAAGGTGTGATGTTGACAGGTACTTCATTGAAAAAAATCTATATCCAATCAGACCAGAAGGGTTAGAAATTATTAAATTTAATTCAAAGGTCAAAGGAATACAAGGTACTATAATCAATAAACAATATAATGGCAGAGAAATTCACTACACAGTGCAATGTAAAGAAGATAATTATATTGTCTACACAGAAGCAAATAAGTGTATAGAATTAGGAGAAAAAGTTACGTTGATAAAAAAAGAGGAGACTATAAATTGA
- a CDS encoding ABC transporter permease, producing MRINRKASKKIITGLFYCSVIFVFILPLIRLLIMSFTIGDGIGLNHYRELLHEERTMNSIKNTIFIAIGATLVSVIAGGILAFLLAYTNIKRKKTIEVFILSQFIIPSYIITLAWSNLLQAKGSINQIMMYLHLPMFNIYSIPGIIFILGLCNTPLVYMITLHMLRKIPRDLEWAARVSGYSQWQSMIKINLVQALPALVSGGILSFLSAMDNFSVPAFLGISSNIPVLSTYIYEKAIGFGPSAFSQAAALSVILSIIAITGTIFQGSFVRKSSSMDSIKEDASLRVVLQHKTRRIVEWVVLLIFAFINIVPLTSMIITSFQKFFGGKLLISNMTIRNYAFVFSNRGVRTAAFNSLALALITCIICIVIGTIIAYMKVRKNSKSVKLVEIGASLTYGVPGIVLALAMIFHWARVPNVYGTIRILMISYITRYLVLQIKGSTTATLSVEPSLEEASAISGSSLYRTWREIIIPLISKQVLVSSFFIFISSMTELTLSSMLAAAGTRTIGLTVFNLQQAGTYNISAALSVIIVAFILTGYLVSVLIQKLSIAAIYKKLKTPKVFTEKIKKPCFEER from the coding sequence ATGAGGATAAATAGAAAAGCATCTAAAAAAATCATTACAGGGTTATTCTACTGTTCGGTTATATTTGTTTTTATTTTACCATTAATTAGGCTATTGATTATGAGCTTTACAATTGGCGATGGCATTGGATTAAACCACTATCGTGAACTCCTTCATGAGGAAAGGACTATGAATTCCATTAAAAATACGATATTCATTGCCATTGGAGCAACCCTAGTTTCTGTTATAGCAGGAGGGATTTTGGCATTTCTTCTTGCTTATACAAACATTAAGAGAAAAAAGACAATAGAGGTTTTTATTTTATCTCAATTCATAATACCTTCTTATATTATAACTTTGGCATGGAGTAATTTACTTCAAGCAAAGGGGAGCATCAATCAAATCATGATGTATTTACATTTACCGATGTTTAATATTTATTCCATACCTGGAATTATTTTCATACTGGGTCTTTGCAATACCCCTTTGGTTTATATGATTACATTACACATGCTGAGAAAGATTCCTAGAGATTTGGAGTGGGCAGCTAGGGTTTCAGGCTATAGCCAATGGCAATCAATGATAAAAATCAATCTGGTACAAGCACTCCCAGCCCTGGTCAGTGGAGGCATACTGTCTTTTCTTTCTGCCATGGACAATTTTTCAGTGCCGGCATTTTTGGGAATATCTTCTAACATTCCCGTTCTCAGCACCTATATCTATGAAAAGGCTATAGGCTTTGGGCCCAGTGCATTTTCTCAAGCAGCAGCTTTATCAGTTATACTCTCCATCATAGCCATAACAGGTACCATATTCCAGGGCAGCTTTGTCAGAAAATCCTCGAGTATGGATAGTATTAAAGAGGATGCTTCCCTACGGGTGGTGCTTCAACACAAAACAAGAAGAATTGTAGAATGGGTTGTACTACTGATATTTGCTTTTATCAATATAGTACCTTTAACCAGTATGATCATTACTTCCTTCCAAAAATTTTTCGGAGGAAAGCTGTTGATTTCTAATATGACAATTAGAAATTATGCATTTGTTTTCAGCAACAGAGGAGTAAGGACTGCAGCCTTTAACAGTCTAGCTTTGGCTTTGATTACATGCATCATTTGTATTGTCATTGGGACAATCATTGCTTACATGAAAGTAAGAAAAAATTCAAAGTCTGTAAAATTAGTGGAAATAGGGGCATCCTTGACCTATGGCGTTCCTGGGATTGTACTGGCACTGGCTATGATATTCCACTGGGCCAGGGTTCCCAATGTTTATGGAACCATAAGAATTTTGATGATATCTTATATCACCAGATATTTAGTCCTTCAAATCAAAGGTAGCACAACGGCGACTTTATCCGTTGAACCTTCATTAGAAGAAGCATCCGCAATATCTGGAAGTAGTTTATATAGAACCTGGAGAGAAATTATCATTCCATTAATCAGCAAACAGGTGTTAGTCAGTTCTTTCTTTATTTTTATTTCCTCAATGACTGAACTTACCCTATCTTCAATGCTGGCGGCTGCAGGAACAAGAACCATAGGTCTAACTGTTTTCAACCTGCAGCAAGCCGGCACCTATAATATTTCTGCAGCGTTATCGGTTATTATTGTTGCTTTTATATTGACGGGATATCTGGTATCCGTACTCATACAAAAATTAAGCATAGCAGCCATATATAAAAAATTGAAAACACCTAAAGTTTTTACAGAAAAAATAAAGAAACCATGTTTTGAGGAAAGGTGA
- a CDS encoding ABC transporter substrate-binding protein, with translation MSLKTKIMAGVLAGGLILLGTGCQKKVEVQNPSTEALNGVLTVYTSQPEADIQALVESFNTVYPDIKVDIFRSGTEEVVSKVLAEKEVNAVQADVLLVADAPTFEMLKSKDLLMSYASPELAGISDDFYDEENTYTGTKIISTGIIVNTDVVNDKVESFADLTKKELDDSLIMPSPLYSGAAAYNLGVLTRTEGVGWEFYESLKSNGIIVEKGNGAVQSAVVSGQKGAGIIIDYMALRAKADGAPVEFVYPKEGSLIITEPVAILKNTKNEELAKTFVDYILSVEGQKATAAIGYTPIKSGVAAPEGFKTADEIKNLTYELSILVENRDTDKEKFSQMFQ, from the coding sequence ATGTCTTTAAAAACAAAAATTATGGCAGGTGTTTTAGCAGGAGGACTTATTTTGTTAGGAACAGGATGTCAAAAAAAGGTAGAGGTCCAAAACCCAAGTACTGAGGCCCTAAATGGAGTATTGACGGTATATACTTCCCAACCTGAGGCAGATATCCAAGCTCTGGTTGAAAGCTTTAACACTGTTTATCCAGACATCAAAGTAGATATTTTTCGAAGCGGAACAGAAGAGGTAGTAAGTAAAGTACTGGCTGAAAAGGAAGTAAATGCAGTTCAGGCAGATGTATTGCTTGTTGCAGATGCTCCTACTTTTGAGATGTTAAAATCAAAGGATTTGCTAATGAGCTATGCATCACCTGAATTGGCAGGTATCAGTGATGATTTCTACGATGAAGAAAACACTTATACAGGTACGAAAATAATTTCTACAGGAATCATTGTAAATACTGATGTAGTCAATGACAAAGTAGAATCCTTTGCTGATTTAACAAAGAAAGAGCTTGATGACAGCTTAATAATGCCAAGTCCTCTTTATTCTGGAGCAGCAGCATATAATTTAGGTGTATTAACCAGAACCGAAGGGGTAGGATGGGAATTTTATGAATCCTTGAAAAGCAATGGAATTATTGTAGAAAAAGGAAATGGTGCTGTTCAAAGCGCAGTGGTGTCTGGACAAAAAGGTGCAGGAATAATTATTGATTACATGGCTCTCCGTGCTAAGGCTGATGGGGCTCCTGTAGAGTTTGTTTATCCCAAAGAAGGATCACTGATTATTACAGAGCCGGTGGCAATTCTTAAAAACACCAAAAATGAAGAATTAGCCAAGACTTTTGTAGACTATATTTTATCTGTAGAGGGTCAAAAAGCAACTGCTGCCATTGGCTATACCCCCATCAAATCAGGGGTAGCTGCACCAGAAGGCTTTAAAACAGCAGATGAGATAAAAAACCTGACCTATGAATTATCAATATTAGTAGAAAATAGGGACACCGATAAAGAAAAGTTCAGTCAAATGTTTCAATAG
- a CDS encoding sugar phosphate isomerase/epimerase family protein yields the protein MKNIYISSNLMWDASLEEMFQVVETYGLGGIEFWAQHMEAKDYDIEVCRNKLEQYQLACIVHGKSWDLNIASLNKEIRKTSLMEIKSSIDLAAKLGAKEVTIHPPRETIGGDRETCVKLAKQGLKELIAYGEENEINISLEIMENIPKELITNATELIEVMGEEYKRISYTLDLAHCESIEAFNILHDALYQVSKIHISNRQGNKLHTPLSKGDYNFYELMPLLESKKVPLVIEGFERGNEFKDLKENINLLKKIKEDLPCL from the coding sequence ATGAAAAATATTTATATCTCATCTAATTTAATGTGGGATGCATCCCTGGAGGAAATGTTCCAAGTGGTGGAAACCTACGGCCTTGGAGGTATAGAGTTCTGGGCACAGCACATGGAAGCCAAAGATTACGATATAGAAGTCTGTAGAAATAAATTAGAGCAATATCAATTAGCGTGTATCGTGCATGGGAAAAGCTGGGACTTAAATATAGCATCTTTAAACAAAGAAATAAGAAAAACTTCTTTAATGGAAATAAAAAGCTCCATTGATTTAGCCGCTAAGCTTGGTGCAAAAGAGGTTACAATTCATCCTCCAAGAGAAACCATTGGAGGGGATAGGGAAACCTGTGTCAAACTGGCTAAACAAGGTCTCAAGGAGTTAATAGCTTATGGAGAGGAAAATGAGATTAATATTTCTTTAGAAATTATGGAAAACATTCCAAAAGAATTGATTACAAATGCAACAGAGCTTATAGAAGTAATGGGTGAAGAGTATAAAAGAATTTCTTATACACTGGATTTAGCACATTGCGAAAGTATTGAGGCGTTTAACATATTGCATGATGCCCTTTATCAAGTTTCAAAGATACACATAAGCAATAGGCAGGGCAACAAGCTGCATACTCCTTTATCCAAAGGAGACTATAATTTTTACGAACTAATGCCATTATTGGAAAGCAAAAAAGTGCCGTTAGTTATTGAAGGATTTGAAAGGGGCAATGAATTTAAGGATTTAAAGGAAAATATTAATTTATTAAAAAAAATAAAGGAGGATTTACCATGTCTTTAA